The Cytobacillus firmus genome segment CGTTGATGCTATCGACGAAGACAAAGTGGTCATTAAATGTGGTGACGGAAGCCGTCTTACATACGATCGTGCAGCGATCCGCGAAGTAACGCAGGCAACTGGCGATGCATTAGCAAAAGCTTAATATAAAAAAAGAAGGTCCTGAGCTTGAACTGTACCCCCATTTACGGACAGTTTATAAAAAAGCGCTATGCAGCTAATAAGTGACCCCGGTATTGTGCCGGGGTCATTTTATTTAAGCCCCATTGATAACGATGATGATTATATTCTTCGATTACACGATCTACTTCTTTCTTTACATCCTTTATATTATCAAGTGATTTATACTCTGATAAGTCTTTAAAATGTCCAAAGAAACTTTCCATTGGTGCGTTATCCCAACAGTTTCCCTTTCGGGACATTGACTGAGTTAGGCCAAGCCTTTTTACTTTGCTTTGGAATAGAGGATGCGTGTAGTGCATTCCTTGGTCAGAATGCAATATGGCCTCTGGATGAAAGTGGTTGCCAACAGCTGTCTTTAACTTTTTTAACGTTTTATAAACAATATCCATCTCTAAAGACGTGGAAAGGTAGTAGGCAAGAATTTCTTTTGTAGCTCCGTCCTTTACGCAGGATAAATATGCTTTTTGGCCCTTTCCATAATAAAGATAAGTAATATCAGTAAGCAGAACTTTTCCTGGCACTTCCTGATTGAATTCACGGTCAAGAAGGTTAGGGCAGGTTCGATGTTCCTGAGTTGCCTTAGCCATCTTACGATATGGATTGGCTTTCCTTATCTTAGCTACAAGATTATATTTTGCCATTAAACGTCTAATCTTCTTGTGGTTCATTACAGCTGAATACTCATTCTCCATAACCATTTTAATCTGGAGGGCACCTACTTTTTCTCTTTTGCTTATGAAAATTTCTCGGATTAACTCTATGTCCAATTCATCCTGATCGTCACGTTGTGCCCGCAATGGTGCAGCCTTCAACCAATCATAGTAGCCACTTCGACTGACACCTGCCAGTTCACACAGGTAGGAAACAACTTTATTTAACTGATGAATTCTGATTGTTTTCTCGATCAGCGAAAACTTCTCAGCTGCCGTTAATATCGTTTCTTCTTCAACGCCTGCCTTTCTAACTCTTCCAGCTTTTTTAAGAAGTCATTCTCTGCCTCAAGGAATTTAATTCTTGCTTCAGCTTTTTTTAATTTCTCTTCTACGGAAAGTTGCTTTAAAGAAGGACGCCCGGTACTCCCTTTGCCTCTACGTTCCGTAAGGAAACCTTCCTTTCCAAACCTTTCATATGAATCCCTCCAACGTTTAAGACAACGCTGGGGTTGTTTCTTACCGATCATGTCCAGGTCGAAGCCCTGTTCAATAAAGATTTGCGACGGTGCTTTTCCATTTTTATAATCCGTAACTGCTTTTAGCTTAAACTCAGGACTATAGGAGATTGACCTTTCAGAAGCGCATAAAACATTAGGATTCTTTTCAAGCTCTTTAATTTGAAATTCATTATAAATATTCTTACTCATGTTAATCCTCCGCCCATATTCATTAAATCTATTGAAACACAAAAAACCCCAGATAGGGGCACTTTTTTATCAGTGTCCGCTATCCGGGGTATAGTTCAGCTGCAGGACCTTCTTTTTTTATGCGGTTCTTTTGGTGTTGAGGTTCACTCCCAATATACCGCCCATCATGGCCGTAAGTGTGAAACAGGTGTGGTATATCATTTGCTCCATATTAAATAAACTGTCATGTCCCAAATATTGAAAAAGAAAAATTACGATTGAGTAAACAAGACCGGTTAAGCCTCCGAGAAGCCAGCCTTTTTGCTTCCCCTTGCCTCCGGAAATGAACCCGCCTGCAAATAGAGAAATGAATGAAACAGCAGTAATAATATACTGTAAAGAAGACTCCTGCAGTGATGTAAACCGAAGGAGCAGTGAAAAAATGAGACTGCCGGCGACGGCAATGGCAAAAATCGCAATAATACCATAAAGTACGGCGCTTCCAAAATTCTTAGATTCTTCTATATGGACCCTCTCCCTTCTTAATGAGTGAACAGGAACAGCTTTAAACCCATGGGGTACCCAGCCTTTTCCTTAGTACAAGCATATTCACACATTGAAAAAATAGAATCGAAATTGTGCAAAGAAAAAAGCCCATAACCTCATAAAAGTTCCAATATGCGGAAGAATAGAAAGGATTGCATCAAAAGGAGTGCTGTTGAAGTGGAAGAATATCTAATCATCGTTGTAAGAACCTTATTTCTGTATGCAGTCATTCTTCTCATTTTTAGACTGATGGGCAAAAGGGAAATTGGGGAACTAAGCATCCTGGACCTGGTCGTCTATATCATGATTGCTGAACTTGCAGTTGTCGCGATTGAAACTCCGGATTCAAATATTTTAAAAAATGTGCTTCCCATGCTCCTTTTGATGGTTGTACAAATTGTATTGGCCATATTCTCCCTGAAAAGCAAAACTTTCAGGGACGTAGTTGATGGCAAGCCGACTATTATTATTAATAAAGGAAAAATAGATGAAAATGCCATGAGGAAGCAGCGGTATAACTTTGATGACCTGCTTCTGCAGTTAAGAGAAAAAGATATTGCCAAAATCTCTGATGTGGAGTTTGCCATCCTTGAATCCTCCGGTACGCTGTCAGTGTTTGAAAGAAAAGGCAGTAAAGACGGGGGGATAACAATCCCTTTAATTATAGATGGCACGATTCAGAAAACGAATCTGGAAACGATTAATAAAAGTGACTTTTGGCTGCGTCAGGAACTCCGAAAAGAGGGGTATAAAGAGATATCCGATATTTCATTCTGCAGTTATGAAAATGGACAATTTTATGTGGATTTATTTGATGAAAGAAAATAACAAGGTCAGCTCAGCTCAGCTGACCTGTGAAACATTATTTAAATGCCAGCCTGGATATCATTTTGCCGATTCCTGGAATACGAATTAAGTCATTCTTTCTAATAAGCTTTAAGATTAATAAAAGGATGATATAGACAATTGTGATAACTGCGGATATCAAAATAACCCTTAATGCTGTATTCATGTCTGGGGCAAGGATGTCTTTTAGCATCCATAACCCTAAGCCTCCTGATACAATCATTGCTATAAACGTTTTTAGATAATCCCTTACGAAAAAAGTAAAAGAAATAGCTTTCAGAACGGTTGCAAAGTGAAGCATTGTCACCAGGACTGTACCAGTCAATATCCCCATCGCAACGCCATTTATCCCAAATGCAGGCTGGCTGGCAAGGAGAAAGATAACGGCCGTCTTTACAACAGCTCCAATCAAGCTGTTGATCATGGCAGCACGGGCAAGATTCAATGCCTGTAAAGTTGCCTGAAGAGGTCCCTGATAATAATAAAACAGGAAAAATGGAGCCATCAGTTTAATAAAATGAGAGCCGCTTGAGGAGCCGTACATCACTTCCATCAACTGATCGGAAAGGATGTAAAGAACCACCACTGCGAGACCCCCGGTAATGAATGCGAAACGAAGGGCTTGCTGAAGCCGGTATTCGATCAGCCGCATATTATTTTGGGAATTTGCCTCGCTTATAGCGGGAACAAGAGAAGTTGACAAAGAATAAGTAATAAACGATGGCAGCATCAGAAGAGGCATGGCAAAGCCCGTTAGAGCACCATACTGCTTCGTAGCCGCAGCTGCTGCCACACCTGCAAGTGCCAAGCTCTGCGCTACCACGATCGGTTCAAAAAACCAGGCGACAGAACCGATCATTCTGCTTCCTGTCGTTGGGAGAGCAACGGTCATCAATTCGTTAAATGTACCTTTTCCGGAAGACACATATTTAAAAAATTGTTTCCTGACTCTGAACTTCTTTTTAAGCTTAAATGTGGTCATCAAGTAAAGCAATGATGCAAGCTCCCCGATGACTGCTGCCAGCATGGCGCCCGCAGCCGCATATTCAATTCCATATGGCAGGAATGCCTTAGTCATTAAAGCAATCAGACTGATTCGGACTATCTGCTCAATCATCTGGGAATAGGCAGCAGGCTTCATGTTCTGTCTGCCCTGGAAATAACCCCGAATGACAGAGGAAACTGCAATGATGGGCACAATTGGAGCGATTGCCATTAAAGGCAAATGGGTCCGGTTATCAGTAAAGAGTGTCTCTGATAATAATGGAGCAAGCAATATTAAAGCGGGAGTGAAAACAATGGAAAGCGAGATGGTCGTCGCTAAGGAAACAATTAATATTTTCTTGATTTTTGCTGTATCGCCTTTTGCCTCTGCCTCGGCTACATTTTTAGAAATAGCAACCGGCAGCCCAAGCTGTGTGATGGTGACGACAAGAATCATGGTGGGAAAGGCCATCATATAGAGGCCAACACCTTCTTCTCCAATAAATCGGGCAATGACAATTCTGTTAATAAAGCCAAGGACCCTGGTCACAAGCCCTGCAGCGAGCAGGATCATGGTACCTTTCAGAAATTTGGACATTCAACTCCCTGCCTTCTCAAAATGGGTAATATCATATACAATTATCTATATGCAAGATAGAGGACAAAGCATGACAAGCTATCATAATTTCCATGTTATTAATGGCGGGGAGGCGGCTGAATATGAAAATCGGCCATGAATATGATTATTTTCGCACTACGGTAAAACCTGCATTGGAAAGCAAACTGGATGAATTTCGGCTTCTGGGATATAAAAAGGTGTCTGAACAGGAGCTCTGGGGATATCTGACAAAGAAAAAGTGGAAAAAACCAAAAGAAAATGTCAGGCTATTTGAAATTGTGGAAGAAGTAATGGAGGTAAAAGTGAGTGAATACATTCACTATGCTACCATGGAGGCTTTTAAAGAAGCTGAATTTGATTTAGATAATGAAGAAGAACGAAAAAAACTATTAAAGTAGCCAGTGTTTCCAATTTTTTCAAGGTTTAACATGATATAAGACAAATTGACAGGTTTTACAATCTGTTTCATAATGAAAAGCGGAGTAATCGGTCTTTTTTTATATCATTGTTCATACATAGAATGAAATTTAAGAACGAATGGTAAAAACCGCAATGGTTACAAAAGAAGCTTTAATTAACGTTCAGTCTGCATTTAATAGATAGGCAGACTGGCCATGCAAGCCTGTATGGTAAATAAGGCATCACACTTGCTGATGCGGTGCCTGTTTTATTAAGTATCGGGCGATAGCTAAGGAGGATTTATTCAGAATGGTAAAGCGCAGCCGTATCGTTGCTTTTTTCCTGATTGTTTTATTATTGGGAAGCTTGGCTGGGGCAACGACAAACAACATCTTAAAAAATATTAAGCTTGGACTTGATTTACAGGGCGGATTTGAGGTTCTTTATGAGGTAACGCCAAAAGATGGGCAAAAGGTAACTAAAGATGTCCTTGCCAGTACTGCTGAAGCACTGGACAGGCGTATCAATGTGCTTGGAGTAAGTGAGCCGAATATCCAGATTGAAGGAGATAAGAGGATTCGTGTTCAGCTTGCTGGTGTAACAGATCAGAATAAAGCAAGGGAAATTCTGTCCACAGAAGCGAATCTATCATTCAGAGATGTTAATGATCAATTGATGATGGATGGTTCAGATCTTGCAGAAAATGGTGCAAAGCAGACATTTGATGAAAACGGAAAGCCAAGTGTTTCATTGAAGCTGAAAAGTGCAGGGAAATTTAAAGATGTAACCCAAAAAATTGTCAATATGGGAGCGCCAAATAACCTGCTTGTCATCTGGCTTGATTTTGAAGAAGGCAAGGATTCCTTCCAGGCTGAGGCAGCAAAAAAAGACCCAAAATACTTATCTGCTCCACAGGTAAGCCAAATCTTTAATCAGGATACAGTTTCCATTGTCGGGAACTTTACAATTGAAGAAGCACAGACGCTGGCGGATTTATTGAATGCAGGATCCCTTCCTGTACAGCTCGATGAAGTTTATTCGACATCAGTTGGTGCTAAATTTGGTGAGCAGGCAATGGAAACGACCATACTTGCGGGAATAATAGGGGTATTAATAATCTTTATCTACATGATTGCGGTATATCGTTTCCCTGGATTTATTGCGACACTCACATTATCATTTTATATTTATCTGATAATAC includes the following:
- a CDS encoding IS3 family transposase (programmed frameshift); this translates as MSKNIYNEFQIKELEKNPNVLCASERSISYSPEFKLKAVTDYKNGKAPSQIFIEQGFDLDMIGKKQPQRCLKRWRDSYERFGKEGFLTERRGKGSTGRPSLKQLSVEEKLKKAEARIKFLEAENGLLKKAGRVRKAGVEEETILTAAEKFSLIEKTIRIHQLNKVVSYLCELAGVSRSGYYDWLKAAPLRAQRDDQDELDIELIREIFISKREKVGALQIKMVMENEYSAVMNHKKIRRLMAKYNLVAKIRKANPYRKMAKATQEHRTCPNLLDREFNQEVPGKVLLTDITYLYYGKGQKAYLSCVKDGATKEILAYYLSTSLEMDIVYKTLKKLKTAVGNHFHPEAILHSDQGMHYTHPLFQSKVKRLGLTQSMSRKGNCWDNAPMESFFGHFKDLSEYKSLDNIKDVKKEVDRVIEEYNHHRYQWGLNKMTPAQYRGHLLAA
- a CDS encoding TIGR04086 family membrane protein, which translates into the protein MEESKNFGSAVLYGIIAIFAIAVAGSLIFSLLLRFTSLQESSLQYIITAVSFISLFAGGFISGGKGKQKGWLLGGLTGLVYSIVIFLFQYLGHDSLFNMEQMIYHTCFTLTAMMGGILGVNLNTKRTA
- a CDS encoding DUF421 domain-containing protein gives rise to the protein MEEYLIIVVRTLFLYAVILLIFRLMGKREIGELSILDLVVYIMIAELAVVAIETPDSNILKNVLPMLLLMVVQIVLAIFSLKSKTFRDVVDGKPTIIINKGKIDENAMRKQRYNFDDLLLQLREKDIAKISDVEFAILESSGTLSVFERKGSKDGGITIPLIIDGTIQKTNLETINKSDFWLRQELRKEGYKEISDISFCSYENGQFYVDLFDERK
- the spoVB gene encoding stage V sporulation protein B; the encoded protein is MSKFLKGTMILLAAGLVTRVLGFINRIVIARFIGEEGVGLYMMAFPTMILVVTITQLGLPVAISKNVAEAEAKGDTAKIKKILIVSLATTISLSIVFTPALILLAPLLSETLFTDNRTHLPLMAIAPIVPIIAVSSVIRGYFQGRQNMKPAAYSQMIEQIVRISLIALMTKAFLPYGIEYAAAGAMLAAVIGELASLLYLMTTFKLKKKFRVRKQFFKYVSSGKGTFNELMTVALPTTGSRMIGSVAWFFEPIVVAQSLALAGVAAAAATKQYGALTGFAMPLLMLPSFITYSLSTSLVPAISEANSQNNMRLIEYRLQQALRFAFITGGLAVVVLYILSDQLMEVMYGSSSGSHFIKLMAPFFLFYYYQGPLQATLQALNLARAAMINSLIGAVVKTAVIFLLASQPAFGINGVAMGILTGTVLVTMLHFATVLKAISFTFFVRDYLKTFIAMIVSGGLGLWMLKDILAPDMNTALRVILISAVITIVYIILLLILKLIRKNDLIRIPGIGKMISRLAFK
- a CDS encoding post-transcriptional regulator gives rise to the protein MKIGHEYDYFRTTVKPALESKLDEFRLLGYKKVSEQELWGYLTKKKWKKPKENVRLFEIVEEVMEVKVSEYIHYATMEAFKEAEFDLDNEEERKKLLK